A window of the Lolium perenne isolate Kyuss_39 chromosome 7, Kyuss_2.0, whole genome shotgun sequence genome harbors these coding sequences:
- the LOC127317639 gene encoding uncharacterized protein, with amino-acid sequence MATVAGGAVLQLRVPSAFEPVRRRRTQSVRCASVRGARSAGAVEDDHYRTLRLAPGATRREVKKAFHRLALQYHPDVARRQGEDNDQGNVDFQRINVAYQRVMANMREAEARLEYWRARYDLAEEDLDRYRRHLHEDDDWFADL; translated from the coding sequence ATGGCTACCGTCGCCGGAGGAGCAGTGCTGCAGCTGCGCGTCCCGTCGGCGTTTGAGCCCgtgcggcggcggaggacgcaGTCGGTGAGATGCGCGAGCGTGCGCGGGGCGAGGTCCGCGGGCGCGGTGGAGGATGACCATTACCGGACCCTGAGGCTGGCGCCGGGAGCCACGAGGCGCGAGGTCAAGAAGGCCTTCCACCGCCTCGCGCTGCAGTACCACCCGGACGTCGCGCGCCGGCAAGGAGAGGACAACGACCAGGGCAACGTGGATTTTCAGAGGATCAACGTGGCGTACCAGAGGGTGATGGCCAACATgcgggaggcggaggcgaggCTCGAGTACTGGCGCGCCCGGTACGACCTCGCCGAAGAGGACCTCGACCGGTACCGGCGCCACCTGCACGAAGACGACGATTGGTTCGCCGACTTATGA